The region GGCCGGCCGTATAGAACTGGTCAGGATCGACGAACGAGACTTTTTCGCGAGCATAAGCCATCGCCACTTGAGCGTTGAGCAAGCCAGACTTGGCCGCGCGGAATTTCTCGGCCGCTTCTTTGAATTCAGGATCGGTCGAACTTTCAGCATCGGCCGGGCCACTCAGTTCGTAAGCGACGACAGCGAATCCGGCGTTCACCCAGGGAATGTGTTCCGGCGAGTCTCCTTCGGCAAGTCCCAGCCCATGGATCATCATGGTGCCAGCGGGAGCGATAAAGACGCACGGCACTTTCGCTTGCGGTAACGGATCGGGCTGGTAAATCCACAGCGTCATCGGTTGACCGTCCGGCAGCCGTGTATTGACGATCGCTTTCCGGCCGCCACTTCCCCGCAACTGAAACTGAGGATTCGGCATCGTCTTGGCGAGATCACGCCAATAGTTCGGCGGCGCAAGTAGTTGATCGGCGACTTCGGTTTCGATAATCGTTTCGTTGACCGGAGGGTTCTGAGAACAAGCCAAGCCGGCCAAGCCAAGCAGCGAGATTCCCAGCAGAACATTCAAAAAACGTGGCGACATGAAACGAATACCTATGGATGCGGACGAACGATCCCCCTTATTGTAACTCGGGGGCCCGGTCGTTTGAAACGGTCGTCCTGAACCACCTTTGGCGTGGTTGTCAGCCCTCGGGAAACGACTATTGTTGGGGTTTTCCTCGTTTCGACGTTCCCATGGCACGCACGAAGTCCGCCCAGAAAAAGCCGAAAAAGACCACCTCGCCGGTGTTGGGATCGTTGGCAACTTTTCAAGCCAACGTTCTGGCCTGGTTTGCGGCGCATCAAAGAGATCTCCCCTGGCGAAAGTCTCGCGACCCTTACCGTGTCTGGATCAGCGAAATCATGCTGCAGCAGACACAAGTCGCGACAGTGAAGGAGTACTTCCGACGCTTCACCGCTGAACTGCCGACCGTTCAAGACTTAGCCGCGGCGGAAGAACAGCAGGTCTTGCGACTGTGGGAAGGGCTTGGCTATTACCGACGAGCCCGCCAGTTGCATGCGGCGGCAAAGGAAGTGGTCGAGCGGTTTGACGGAACGTTTCCCGGCACAGCCGAAGAGATTCAAAGTTTGCCAGGCATCGGTCGATACACGGCCGGCGCCGTCGCGTCGATCGCTTTCGGAGAACGGGCTCCGATTCTGGAAGCGAACACTCAGCGACTTTTCGCCCGATTGATTGGTTTGGACGACGTGTTGACGACATCGGCCAGCCAGAAACGGCTTTGGCAATTTGCCGAAGATATCTTGCCGAGTGACGACGTCGGCATTTTCAACCAGGCACTGATGGAGATCGGCAGTCTCGTCTGTACGCCGAAAAGCCCTGCTTGTTCGCAGTGTCCGCTGTCCGCCCATTGCGAAGCTTATCGACAAGACCGCCAAGACGAGATCCCGCGACCCAAGAAGAAGATCGAGTTCATCCCTGTTACCGAAATTGCGTTGGTCGTGCGGCGGAAGAAAGAAGTGCTCGTCCGGCAATGTGGCCAAGACGAACGATGGGCCGGCTTGTGGGACTTTCCACGATTCTCTGTAAAGGAAGGAACCGACCTCAACCAAGTAGAGCAGCAGTTGGCCGAAGCGTCAGGCGTTCGAGCGACGTTAGGGTCTCACCTGACGACGATCAAGCATGGCGTGACGAAGTACCGCATTACACTGTTGTGTCACGAAATGACGTTCGACAGTGGCCGACTCCATCCCGAGACCGGCCCTGACGGCCAGCCTCGCGTGTGGCAATGGCGCGATGTCGATCACCTGACCGAGTTGCCCCTTTCGACCACCGGACGCAAGCTGGCAAAACTAATTGGCAAATGATCGAACCGAGATCGACTTGGTAGCTGCCGCTATCTAATTCAGGCTCAAACGATCTGCCTCTTGTCGGCTTGGCCGATCCGTGTTCAAAACCTGGACCATCCAGCACCACGGATCGTGCGTTATCGTCGACCGCGGGCATCTTCCGTTTTCACGAACTCGTCCCACAACTGTTCGACATGCTTTCCGGTTAGCTCGCGGATCATTGTGTTTTGGAATTCGCGTTTGCGGATTGCTTCGTTCACCTTCTGGACGAAGCCAGGGTTCGTTTTTTCGAGCCAAGCCACGAACTGGGCGCTGGTACGGTAACCGTCGCGATAGCTTTGACGCTCGGGGTTGATCCCCCGCAGACGCGTGTTGGGTTCGTACTTATAGAAACGAATGTAGTCCGCGATTCCTTCAACCAGCCAGAAAGGGCCACCACGTGGATAGGCTTGAACAACGTGGACAAGTTCGTGGACGACCATGCCGTTGTCTTCCGGATGCTGTTTGACCCAATTGCCTGCGATGACAATCTGGTTGCGAATCGTATGAGCGACGCCATCCATGTCCTTCTTGAAGACCACGCGGACTTCCTGCGGAGCGGTGAAACCTTCCTGCTTCAACATCTCGGCAATCTTTGGATGCCACTCGCGAATCAACTTCTCGGCGTTCTCGCTCCATGCTTTCAGCTCGGGTACTTCGCTGACGTCGATCACGACTTTCAGCGGTTGCTTCTCGGCTTGATTTTCGGCGAAGACCGCGCCAGGAAGACTTAGCAGGGCGATCGAAAGAAGGACAGGAAGTCGCATCGAATGGCCTCTTCGGTTGCGATAGGTTTGTGAGTTATCAGGGGAGAAACGTGCCCCTATGTTAGCCCACGCAAATCTCTATCGCATTGAGGTCCATTCCGGATTTGTATATTTTTCCGCAACTAGTTTTGCCGTTGCTTCGGCCGGCCAATCGGTCATTGGCCCGGTCGTGGGAAAGGCTTCCGTCAGTCGCCGACGAAGTGTTTCTCGTGCGATGGGAACATTGGTTACGAACGTTTCGTGCGAACGTTTCTCGCGATAGTCAGGCATCCTGGGTGGCGTGCCGAGAAGCTCGTGGATCAGTGCCAGATCGAAGTCGTAGAGGATTGTCCCGTGATAAATCAGGTGCGTTCGTTTGCACCGCAGGCTGTTGCCGGAGAATTTTTTTCCTCCTAGTGTCAGATCGCAAGTTCCCTGCAAGCCGATTTCCGGGACTTCGTTGGCGAGCGCCTTCTGGATTCGCCCCATCACATATTGATGGCAGATATCAAGCGCGGTGAGCTGCGGGTGAATCTCGTAGCTGAGCACGACGGCATACATGAGACAGCCATGCCCAGTGACGACGGCAGCACCGCCACTTGCTCGGCGGAGATAAGGGACGCCACGTTGTTGGCAGTGGGCGACGTTCACTTCTTCGTGCAAGCGAGACGCGCGACCGATGACAACCAACGGATCGGCTGGTTCCCAAATGCGGAGGATCTCTTGAGGTGTGTTCCCCTGCTCTGCTTGATCGAGCAGCGCTTCATCCAGCGCGACATTTTCTTCCGGGGTCGGAAGCGTCAGATCGAGAAGTTGCATCGGCGGCCGAACTCAGTCTAGCT is a window of Bremerella sp. TYQ1 DNA encoding:
- a CDS encoding S9 family peptidase; the protein is MSPRFLNVLLGISLLGLAGLACSQNPPVNETIIETEVADQLLAPPNYWRDLAKTMPNPQFQLRGSGGRKAIVNTRLPDGQPMTLWIYQPDPLPQAKVPCVFIAPAGTMMIHGLGLAEGDSPEHIPWVNAGFAVVAYELSGPADAESSTDPEFKEAAEKFRAAKSGLLNAQVAMAYAREKVSFVDPDQFYTAGHSSAGTMALYVAEMEPQVKGTIAFMPAVDVRESLGIEAISYVQNNGILSDAGVYVNEISPITHIHRISQPTFLLIVGDDREDLRDPAESFGKKLREMGKDVTVVRIPRGGHYEPMLDPGIPMAIDWLKMVTDNR
- the mutY gene encoding A/G-specific adenine glycosylase, producing MARTKSAQKKPKKTTSPVLGSLATFQANVLAWFAAHQRDLPWRKSRDPYRVWISEIMLQQTQVATVKEYFRRFTAELPTVQDLAAAEEQQVLRLWEGLGYYRRARQLHAAAKEVVERFDGTFPGTAEEIQSLPGIGRYTAGAVASIAFGERAPILEANTQRLFARLIGLDDVLTTSASQKRLWQFAEDILPSDDVGIFNQALMEIGSLVCTPKSPACSQCPLSAHCEAYRQDRQDEIPRPKKKIEFIPVTEIALVVRRKKEVLVRQCGQDERWAGLWDFPRFSVKEGTDLNQVEQQLAEASGVRATLGSHLTTIKHGVTKYRITLLCHEMTFDSGRLHPETGPDGQPRVWQWRDVDHLTELPLSTTGRKLAKLIGK
- a CDS encoding basic secretory family protein, with the protein product MRLPVLLSIALLSLPGAVFAENQAEKQPLKVVIDVSEVPELKAWSENAEKLIREWHPKIAEMLKQEGFTAPQEVRVVFKKDMDGVAHTIRNQIVIAGNWVKQHPEDNGMVVHELVHVVQAYPRGGPFWLVEGIADYIRFYKYEPNTRLRGINPERQSYRDGYRTSAQFVAWLEKTNPGFVQKVNEAIRKREFQNTMIRELTGKHVEQLWDEFVKTEDARGRR
- a CDS encoding lipoate--protein ligase family protein, encoding MQLLDLTLPTPEENVALDEALLDQAEQGNTPQEILRIWEPADPLVVIGRASRLHEEVNVAHCQQRGVPYLRRASGGAAVVTGHGCLMYAVVLSYEIHPQLTALDICHQYVMGRIQKALANEVPEIGLQGTCDLTLGGKKFSGNSLRCKRTHLIYHGTILYDFDLALIHELLGTPPRMPDYREKRSHETFVTNVPIARETLRRRLTEAFPTTGPMTDWPAEATAKLVAEKYTNPEWTSMR